The following coding sequences lie in one Chloroflexota bacterium genomic window:
- a CDS encoding FAD binding domain-containing protein — protein MWQHYHQPASLAEALDLLAQYREQARIVNGGTDLLIEIERKLRAPQAVIDISRIAGLDVITVDAGTVRLGAGVTHNQVVAHPFLRERAFALARACWDVGAPQIRNRGTVAGNLVTASPANDTITPLWALGASVVLRSARGTRTLALPEFYQGVRRTALEPDEMLVEVAFPLPDASARSTFHKLGLRRAQAISVINVAALLVLDGGTVRSARITLGAVAPTIVEAVEAGRYLAGRVLDDAAIAEASRLAMDAARPIDDVRGPAAYRRAMVGVHVARALRELRDGRERDDFPAHPVMLWGVSGGRFPPVSAAVPDRAPIEVSVNGQQYVSATGYDKTLLRFLREDLHLIGTKEGCAEGECGACTVLLDGIAVMACLVPAARAHGAQIVSVEGIGSGGQLHPVQRGLIESGGVQCGYCTPGFVVSGASLLAETPAPTTDEIKQAFTGNLCRCTGYVKIVDAVARAAQEAHS, from the coding sequence ATGTGGCAACATTACCATCAACCGGCCAGCCTCGCTGAGGCGCTCGACCTGCTGGCGCAGTATCGCGAGCAGGCGCGCATCGTCAACGGCGGCACCGATCTGCTAATCGAAATCGAGCGCAAGCTGCGCGCGCCGCAAGCCGTCATCGACATCAGTCGTATCGCGGGGCTGGATGTGATCACGGTGGACGCCGGCACGGTGCGGCTCGGCGCGGGCGTGACGCACAATCAGGTCGTCGCGCACCCGTTTCTGCGCGAGCGGGCGTTCGCGCTGGCGCGCGCCTGCTGGGACGTCGGCGCGCCGCAGATTCGCAATCGCGGCACCGTCGCGGGCAACCTGGTCACCGCCTCGCCCGCCAACGATACGATTACGCCGCTCTGGGCGCTCGGCGCATCGGTTGTCCTGCGCAGCGCACGTGGCACGCGCACGCTGGCGCTGCCGGAGTTCTATCAGGGCGTGCGCCGCACGGCGCTCGAACCGGACGAGATGCTCGTCGAGGTTGCGTTCCCACTGCCCGATGCCTCGGCGCGCAGCACGTTCCATAAGCTCGGCCTGCGCCGCGCGCAGGCGATCTCGGTGATCAACGTCGCTGCGCTGCTCGTGCTGGACGGCGGCACGGTGCGCTCGGCGCGCATCACACTCGGCGCGGTCGCGCCGACGATCGTCGAGGCGGTTGAAGCTGGGCGCTATCTGGCGGGCCGCGTGCTAGACGATGCGGCGATTGCCGAGGCGTCGCGGCTGGCGATGGATGCCGCGCGACCGATCGACGACGTGCGCGGCCCGGCTGCGTACCGCCGCGCCATGGTCGGTGTGCACGTTGCACGCGCCTTGCGCGAACTGCGCGACGGTCGCGAGCGCGACGATTTTCCCGCGCATCCGGTGATGCTCTGGGGCGTGAGCGGCGGCCGCTTCCCGCCTGTGTCAGCGGCGGTGCCCGACCGCGCGCCGATCGAGGTGTCAGTCAACGGGCAACAATACGTCTCGGCGACCGGCTACGACAAGACGCTGCTGCGTTTCCTGCGCGAAGACCTGCACCTGATTGGCACCAAGGAAGGCTGTGCCGAGGGCGAGTGCGGCGCGTGCACCGTGCTGTTGGACGGCATCGCCGTGATGGCGTGCCTGGTGCCGGCGGCACGCGCGCACGGCGCACAGATCGTCAGCGTTGAAGGCATCGGCAGCGGCGGGCAGTTACACCCCGTACAGCGCGGCCTGATCGAGTCGGGCGGCGTTCAGTGCGGTTACTGCACGCCGGGCTTCGTCGTCAGCGGCGCGAGCCTGCTGGCCGAAACGCCCGCGCCGACGACGGACGAGATCAAGCAGGCGTTCACAGGCAACCTGTGCCGCTGCACCGGCTATGTGAAGATCGTGGACGCCGTCGCGCGTGCAGCGCAGGAAGCCCACTCATGA
- a CDS encoding 2,3-bisphosphoglycerate-independent phosphoglycerate mutase, with protein sequence MNHFSTLKPLLLQTDSKIVLLVMDGLGGLPREAGGLTELETARTPNMDALAAHGQLGLSVPIAPGVTPGSGPAHLSLFGYDPLEFVIGRGALEALGVGFHLTDRDVAARGNFCTVDAAGNVTDRRAGRIADEVNRRLCGILSQIKVDGATIIVKSVKEHRFVLIMRGDGLSGDLSETDPGVLGRPPAPVAAGSPAAVRAAAVANEFVAKARDLLKNEHPANMVLMRGFAKHPGFPTFDQVYGLKAGAVAVYPMYRGLASLLGMSLLETGPTIADEFRTVAAHWNDYNFFFVHVKKTDSMGEDGNFDGKVHVIEDVDAALPILTALKPDALLITGDHSTPATFKSHSWHPVPTLLSSVWCRGEGAVKFGERDCLRGAWGAFHATSIMPELMGHAGKLARYGA encoded by the coding sequence ATGAACCACTTCTCAACCCTTAAACCGCTGCTGCTGCAAACCGACTCCAAGATCGTGTTGCTCGTGATGGACGGTCTGGGCGGCCTGCCGCGCGAGGCCGGCGGCCTGACCGAGTTGGAGACGGCGCGCACGCCGAATATGGATGCGCTCGCCGCGCACGGCCAGCTTGGCCTCAGCGTGCCAATCGCGCCCGGCGTCACGCCCGGCAGCGGCCCGGCGCATCTCTCGCTGTTCGGTTATGATCCGCTCGAGTTCGTCATCGGACGCGGCGCGTTGGAAGCGCTCGGCGTCGGCTTCCATCTCACCGACCGCGACGTTGCCGCGCGCGGCAACTTCTGCACCGTCGACGCCGCCGGCAACGTCACCGACCGGCGCGCCGGACGCATCGCGGACGAGGTGAACCGGCGCTTGTGCGGCATCCTGTCGCAGATCAAGGTCGATGGCGCTACGATCATCGTCAAGTCGGTCAAAGAGCACCGCTTCGTGCTGATCATGCGCGGCGACGGGCTGTCGGGCGATCTGTCGGAGACCGACCCGGGCGTACTCGGACGCCCGCCCGCGCCGGTCGCCGCCGGGTCGCCGGCGGCGGTGCGCGCAGCCGCTGTTGCCAACGAGTTCGTCGCCAAAGCGCGCGATCTGCTCAAGAATGAGCACCCGGCCAATATGGTGCTCATGCGCGGCTTCGCCAAACATCCCGGCTTCCCGACGTTCGATCAGGTCTACGGCCTTAAGGCGGGCGCGGTCGCCGTCTACCCGATGTATCGCGGGCTGGCGTCGCTGCTCGGCATGAGCCTGCTGGAGACCGGCCCGACGATCGCCGACGAGTTCCGCACGGTCGCCGCGCACTGGAATGACTACAACTTCTTCTTTGTTCACGTCAAGAAGACCGACTCGATGGGCGAGGACGGCAACTTTGACGGCAAGGTGCACGTTATCGAGGACGTCGATGCCGCGTTGCCGATTCTGACCGCGCTCAAACCCGATGCGCTGCTGATCACCGGCGATCACTCGACGCCGGCGACGTTCAAGTCGCATTCGTGGCATCCGGTGCCGACGCTGCTCTCCTCGGTCTGGTGCCGCGGCGAAGGTGCGGTCAAGTTCGGCGAGCGCGACTGCTTGCGCGGCGCGTGGGGCGCCTTCCACGCGACGAGCATCATGCCCGAATTGATGGGGCATGCCGGCAAACTGGCGCGCTACGGAGCGTAA
- a CDS encoding xanthine dehydrogenase family protein — protein sequence MTREKLLGALGESHTRVDAAGKVTGAAEYPGDIDRPGQLWLKTLYARRPHARIKRLDTARAERADGVVRVFTARDIPVNEFGLIMFDAPVLAHDVVRWIGEKVALVVAESEAQAAAALDLIDVEYEDLPAITDPHDARKPGVSDINPLHPGNLLKHIPIRKGDVARGFAESDVIVEGEYYTPMQEHAYLQPEAGIAYMDDEDRVTVQVAGQWTHEDRQQIAHALELPEERVRVIYPAIGGAFGGREDMSVQIILALAVWRLAQADIHRPVKTIWSREESILSHHKRHQTWIRARWGAKRDGTLVAAQVEVLADAGPYAYTSTKVLGNMAVGCAGPYHWPHAQIDAYAVATNNIPSGAFRGFGAPQAHFAAEQQMNKLAEALGIDPVALRLKNVLREGQLTTTQTPLPGGPVALPQVVARCAEAAAWEANRTRPPRSGPVVRGRGFACAFKNIGFSFGVQEGASATVEIHGTNEITGATLSIAAADCGQGSHTALTQMCAELLGIDVAQVSLVASDTATSESFGSASASRSTFMASNAIRGAVQQALQAWTEEERPARATYRYDAPYTENFDPLTGKAKPNIAYGYVAQAADVDVDTETGQVHVRRVWCADDVGRAVNPQLIEGQIEGAITQAVGFAVTENFVTRDGRVLTPHFSTYLIPGVLDAPERVDSVILEYPDDEGAWGVRGMAEMPFIPLAPAVTAAVHDATGIWFDALPLAPWRVWERQRTRNGQTDTRHRT from the coding sequence ATGACGCGCGAGAAACTGCTCGGCGCGCTGGGCGAATCGCACACACGCGTCGACGCGGCCGGCAAAGTGACCGGCGCGGCGGAGTATCCCGGGGACATCGACCGGCCGGGCCAACTCTGGCTCAAGACGCTCTACGCCAGGCGGCCGCACGCGCGTATCAAGCGGCTCGATACCGCGCGCGCGGAACGCGCCGACGGCGTTGTGCGCGTCTTCACGGCGCGCGATATTCCGGTCAACGAGTTCGGTCTGATCATGTTCGACGCGCCGGTGCTGGCGCACGATGTCGTGCGCTGGATCGGCGAGAAGGTTGCGCTGGTCGTCGCCGAGAGCGAGGCGCAGGCCGCCGCCGCGCTCGACCTGATCGATGTCGAGTACGAGGATCTGCCGGCCATTACCGACCCGCACGATGCGCGCAAGCCGGGCGTGTCGGACATCAACCCGCTGCACCCCGGCAACCTGCTGAAGCATATCCCGATCCGCAAGGGCGATGTGGCGCGCGGGTTTGCCGAGTCCGACGTGATCGTCGAAGGCGAGTACTATACGCCGATGCAGGAGCACGCCTACCTCCAGCCCGAGGCGGGCATTGCGTACATGGACGACGAAGACCGCGTAACGGTGCAAGTCGCCGGGCAGTGGACGCACGAGGACCGACAGCAGATCGCCCATGCGCTGGAACTGCCCGAAGAGCGCGTGCGCGTGATCTACCCGGCGATCGGCGGCGCGTTCGGCGGCCGCGAGGACATGAGCGTGCAGATCATTCTCGCGCTCGCGGTGTGGCGGCTGGCGCAGGCCGACATTCATCGCCCCGTCAAGACGATCTGGTCGCGCGAAGAGTCGATCCTGTCGCACCACAAGCGGCACCAAACGTGGATCCGCGCGCGCTGGGGCGCGAAGCGTGACGGCACACTCGTGGCGGCGCAGGTCGAGGTGCTGGCCGACGCCGGTCCGTATGCGTACACGTCGACCAAAGTGCTGGGCAACATGGCGGTCGGCTGCGCCGGGCCGTACCACTGGCCGCACGCGCAGATCGACGCCTATGCCGTGGCCACGAATAACATCCCGTCGGGTGCGTTTCGCGGCTTCGGCGCGCCGCAGGCGCACTTCGCCGCCGAACAGCAGATGAACAAGCTGGCCGAAGCGCTCGGCATCGACCCGGTCGCGCTGCGGCTGAAGAACGTCCTGCGCGAGGGACAGTTGACGACGACGCAGACGCCGCTGCCGGGCGGCCCGGTCGCGCTGCCGCAGGTCGTCGCGCGCTGCGCGGAGGCGGCCGCTTGGGAAGCAAACCGTACACGCCCGCCGCGATCCGGTCCGGTCGTGCGCGGACGCGGCTTCGCCTGCGCATTCAAGAACATCGGCTTCTCGTTTGGTGTGCAGGAAGGCGCCAGCGCCACCGTCGAGATCCACGGCACCAACGAAATCACCGGCGCAACGCTGAGCATCGCCGCGGCGGACTGCGGGCAGGGCTCGCACACGGCGTTGACTCAGATGTGCGCGGAACTGCTTGGGATCGACGTGGCGCAGGTGTCGCTCGTCGCGTCCGACACGGCGACCAGCGAAAGCTTCGGCAGCGCCAGCGCCTCGCGCTCGACCTTCATGGCCAGCAACGCGATTCGCGGCGCAGTGCAGCAGGCGCTTCAGGCATGGACGGAAGAGGAGCGGCCAGCGCGTGCGACCTACCGCTACGACGCGCCGTACACCGAGAACTTCGACCCGCTCACCGGCAAGGCCAAGCCGAACATCGCCTATGGTTATGTGGCGCAGGCGGCCGACGTGGACGTGGATACCGAAACGGGGCAAGTGCACGTGCGGCGCGTCTGGTGCGCGGACGATGTCGGCAGAGCGGTCAACCCGCAGTTGATCGAGGGCCAGATCGAAGGCGCGATTACACAGGCGGTCGGCTTCGCCGTCACCGAGAACTTCGTCACGCGCGATGGCCGCGTGTTGACACCGCACTTCAGCACCTACCTGATCCCCGGCGTGCTCGACGCGCCCGAGCGCGTCGATTCCGTCATCCTGGAGTACCCGGACGACGAGGGTGCCTGGGGTGTGCGCGGCATGGCCGAAATGCCGTTCATCCCGCTCGCCCCGGCCGTCACCGCCGCCGTGCACGATGCGACTGGCATCTGGTTCGACGCGCTGCCGCTGGCGCCGTGGAGGGTGTGGGAGAGACAACGGACGAGAAACGGACAAACGGACACGCGACACCGGACGTAG
- a CDS encoding DUF1786 domain-containing protein, giving the protein MKILAVDVGTGTQDILLFDSTRAIENCLKMVMPSPTALVADAIRQATAKRQPVVLTGTLMGGGPSNWAADDHMRAGLRVYATPQAALSFNDELEAVARSGIRIISDDEAKRLKRVKRIEMRDFYLPQITWAFESFGLSLDDVDAYAVAVFDHGNAPAGASDRRFRFDFIAEALTGGGKLSAFAFPRDRIPPRMTRMQATASSVENDKPLLMMDTAPAAVLGALEDPRVRALPRAVIANVGNFHTLAFNMGDGQVRGVFEHHTGELTAAELEAYLQKLARGEVTNDEVFNDMGHGALVFDAAAPAPSDYVVIGPRRGLLRGSALQPYFAVPHGDMMIAGCFGLVRAFADHAPDWKDEIEKVLGQ; this is encoded by the coding sequence ATGAAGATACTCGCGGTTGATGTTGGCACCGGCACGCAGGATATCCTGCTGTTCGACAGCACGCGCGCCATCGAGAACTGCCTCAAGATGGTCATGCCGTCGCCGACGGCGCTGGTTGCTGACGCCATCCGGCAGGCGACGGCCAAGCGCCAGCCGGTCGTGCTGACCGGCACGCTCATGGGCGGCGGGCCGTCGAACTGGGCCGCCGACGACCATATGCGGGCGGGACTGCGCGTCTACGCCACGCCGCAGGCGGCGCTGTCGTTCAACGACGAACTCGAAGCGGTTGCGCGCAGCGGCATCCGGATCATTTCGGACGACGAGGCGAAGCGGCTCAAGCGCGTCAAGCGCATTGAGATGCGCGACTTCTATCTGCCGCAGATCACCTGGGCGTTCGAGTCGTTCGGGCTCTCGCTCGACGACGTGGATGCATACGCCGTCGCGGTCTTCGACCACGGCAACGCGCCCGCCGGCGCCTCCGACCGCCGTTTCCGCTTCGACTTCATCGCCGAGGCGCTCACGGGCGGCGGGAAGCTCTCGGCGTTCGCGTTCCCACGCGACCGCATCCCGCCGCGCATGACGCGCATGCAGGCCACCGCAAGCTCAGTGGAAAACGACAAGCCGCTGCTGATGATGGACACCGCGCCGGCCGCCGTGCTCGGCGCGCTGGAAGACCCGCGCGTGCGCGCCCTGCCGCGCGCCGTGATCGCCAACGTCGGCAACTTCCACACGCTGGCGTTTAACATGGGCGACGGCCAGGTGCGCGGCGTGTTCGAGCACCATACCGGCGAACTGACGGCCGCCGAGCTTGAGGCATATCTGCAGAAGCTGGCGCGCGGCGAGGTGACCAACGACGAGGTCTTCAACGACATGGGGCACGGCGCGCTCGTGTTCGACGCGGCGGCGCCCGCGCCGTCCGACTATGTAGTGATCGGCCCGCGGCGCGGCCTCCTGCGCGGTTCCGCGCTCCAGCCGTATTTCGCCGTGCCGCATGGCGACATGATGATCGCCGGCTGCTTCGGCCTCGTCCGCGCCTTTGCCGACCACGCCCCCGACTGGAAGGACGAGATTGAGAAGGTTCTCGGACAATGA
- a CDS encoding GNAT family N-acetyltransferase, translated as MNRIEYTHGDAAWLEIIQPLWEKLKRHHEQGSRHFAQIYRQFTFEQRLQKFRDSGASAFRVELARDSGDMRLAGYCVSMVRPNDTGEIDSLYVDEPYRGAGIADTLMRRGLDWLKASGARYIEINVAAGNESVLSFYARYGFYPRHTTLAEKQVPPAAPKS; from the coding sequence ATGAATCGCATCGAATACACGCACGGGGATGCCGCATGGTTGGAGATCATCCAGCCGCTCTGGGAGAAGCTGAAACGGCACCATGAGCAGGGCTCGCGGCATTTCGCACAGATCTACCGGCAGTTCACATTCGAGCAGCGGCTGCAAAAGTTTCGGGATAGCGGCGCCAGCGCATTTCGCGTCGAGTTGGCCCGCGATTCGGGCGATATGCGGCTCGCCGGATACTGTGTGAGCATGGTTCGCCCGAATGACACCGGCGAGATCGATTCGCTGTATGTGGATGAGCCCTACCGCGGCGCGGGCATCGCCGACACGCTGATGCGCCGCGGCCTCGACTGGCTGAAGGCCAGCGGTGCGCGTTACATCGAAATCAACGTGGCGGCCGGCAACGAAAGTGTCCTTAGCTTCTATGCGCGCTATGGCTTCTATCCGCGCCATACGACGCTGGCCGAAAAGCAAGTGCCGCCGGCGGCGCCCAAATCCTAA
- the ade gene encoding adenine deaminase has translation MDLPKLLSVARGDEPADLLIKNARLINVFSTEIYDADVAVLDDRIAGIGKEYTARETVDVKGMYLAPGFIDGHIHIESSMMKVSEFARAVVPHGTTAVVADPHEIANVLGLDGIRYILESAKDGPMSVYVMLSSCVPATHMETSGARLTAEDLQPYLNHKWVRGIAELMNYPGVVNGDPDMLAKLQIGRGMRLDGHAPGLTGKGLNAYVAAGVGSDHESTTLAEAREKLRLGQYVMVREGTTAKNMQALLPLINRDNSRRFMFVSDDRHPDYLMGLGHMDHSIRMAVSLGLDPITAIQMCTCNTSEWFNLRNGGAIMPGYFADMAAFTDLKQIDVRMVWRGGRLVARDGALLPGIKGGRDVLIRSAMNVAWDRVDFKVKAAGSHMRVIEVIPDQLVTREVIEPVKRIGEYAVSDVSRDVLKLSVIERHQASGAMSSGFVRGFGLKGGALAASVAHDSHNIIVVGTNDNDMLTAARAIGRMGGGYVVVNDGEVLAQVPLPIAGLMTDQPLEIVNAQVEDILQVSHQLGVELGNPFMALSFLALPVIPSLKLTDQGLVDVDQFKLVPLFVD, from the coding sequence GTGGACCTCCCCAAACTGCTCTCCGTTGCGCGCGGCGACGAGCCGGCCGATCTGCTGATCAAGAACGCACGGCTGATCAACGTCTTCTCGACGGAGATCTACGACGCCGACGTGGCCGTGCTGGACGACCGCATCGCGGGTATCGGCAAGGAGTACACGGCGCGCGAAACCGTCGACGTGAAGGGTATGTACCTTGCGCCGGGTTTCATCGACGGCCACATTCACATCGAATCCTCGATGATGAAGGTCTCGGAGTTCGCGCGCGCGGTCGTGCCGCACGGGACGACCGCCGTCGTCGCCGACCCGCACGAGATCGCCAACGTGCTCGGCCTCGATGGCATCCGCTACATCCTCGAATCGGCCAAGGACGGCCCAATGAGCGTGTACGTCATGCTCTCGTCGTGCGTGCCCGCCACGCACATGGAGACGAGCGGCGCGCGCCTGACCGCCGAGGATCTGCAGCCGTACCTCAACCACAAATGGGTGCGCGGCATCGCCGAGTTGATGAACTATCCTGGCGTGGTGAATGGCGACCCCGATATGCTCGCCAAACTCCAGATCGGCCGTGGTATGCGACTGGACGGCCACGCGCCCGGCCTGACTGGCAAAGGGCTGAACGCGTACGTGGCGGCCGGCGTTGGCTCCGACCACGAGAGCACCACACTGGCCGAGGCGCGCGAGAAGCTGCGGCTGGGCCAGTACGTCATGGTGCGCGAGGGCACGACCGCCAAGAACATGCAGGCGCTGCTGCCGCTGATCAATCGCGACAACAGCCGCCGCTTCATGTTCGTGAGCGACGACCGCCACCCGGACTATCTGATGGGTCTCGGCCACATGGATCACTCGATCCGCATGGCGGTCAGCCTGGGGCTGGATCCGATCACGGCCATCCAGATGTGCACCTGCAACACGTCCGAATGGTTCAACCTGCGCAACGGCGGCGCGATCATGCCGGGCTACTTCGCCGACATGGCCGCGTTCACGGACCTCAAGCAGATCGACGTGCGTATGGTCTGGCGCGGTGGACGGCTGGTCGCGCGCGACGGCGCGCTGCTGCCCGGCATCAAAGGCGGGCGCGATGTGCTGATCCGCTCAGCCATGAACGTCGCGTGGGACCGGGTGGACTTCAAGGTCAAGGCGGCCGGCTCGCACATGCGCGTGATCGAGGTCATCCCGGACCAGCTGGTGACCCGCGAAGTGATCGAGCCGGTTAAGCGTATCGGCGAGTACGCCGTCTCGGATGTGTCGCGCGACGTGCTGAAGCTGAGCGTCATCGAGCGCCATCAGGCCTCGGGTGCGATGAGCAGCGGCTTCGTGCGCGGCTTCGGGCTGAAAGGCGGCGCGCTGGCGGCCTCGGTCGCGCACGACTCGCACAATATCATCGTCGTCGGTACCAACGACAACGACATGCTCACGGCGGCGCGCGCCATCGGGCGCATGGGCGGCGGCTACGTCGTCGTGAACGACGGCGAAGTGCTGGCGCAGGTGCCGCTGCCGATCGCCGGGCTGATGACCGATCAGCCGCTGGAGATTGTCAACGCGCAGGTGGAGGACATCCTGCAGGTCAGCCACCAGTTGGGCGTCGAGTTGGGAAACCCGTTCATGGCACTCTCGTTCCTGGCGCTGCCCGTTATCCCCAGCCTGAAGCTGACCGACCAAGGGCTGGTCGATGTCGATCAGTTCAAGCTCGTGCCGCTGTTTGTCGACTGA
- the def gene encoding peptide deformylase — translation MLDIVKVPDPILRQRAKKVAKVTPAVQKLLDDMAETMREAPGVGLAAPQVGVLQRLIVVDVQPDEEEPEAQSGFFRLVNPEILKASRDMEEGPEGCLSIPGYQGDIERHVWVEVRALDHTGKPFRMKARGYLARVIQHEIDHLDGILFLDRLKSADKLYKLEPQEPHAEPA, via the coding sequence ATGTTGGACATTGTGAAGGTGCCGGATCCGATCCTGCGCCAGCGGGCCAAGAAGGTGGCGAAGGTGACCCCGGCGGTGCAGAAACTGCTCGACGACATGGCTGAGACGATGCGCGAAGCGCCCGGCGTCGGGCTGGCCGCGCCGCAGGTCGGCGTGCTCCAGCGACTGATCGTCGTCGATGTGCAGCCGGACGAGGAAGAGCCGGAAGCGCAGTCAGGCTTCTTCCGGCTAGTCAACCCGGAGATCCTGAAGGCGAGCCGCGACATGGAGGAAGGGCCGGAAGGCTGCCTCTCCATTCCGGGCTATCAGGGCGATATCGAACGACACGTTTGGGTCGAGGTTCGCGCGCTGGATCATACGGGCAAGCCGTTCCGCATGAAGGCGCGCGGCTACCTGGCGCGCGTCATACAACACGAGATCGACCACCTCGACGGCATCCTGTTCCTCGACCGGCTCAAGAGCGCGGACAAGCTTTACAAGCTGGAGCCGCAGGAACCGCACGCGGAACCGGCGTAG
- a CDS encoding GxxExxY protein, with amino-acid sequence MAQQPPGMRKPGLAAGAPHADLTYQIIGLAIQVRDDLGPGHRKAVYHNALRARFAGKLDFADEPRLAVLDEDSNVVFKYKPDFVIAGEVIVEIKAHSHPLTRNEVAQVLDYFAASDCNVALLINFGRFRLEWNRLFPPGKILEHRESRQRKGTNRPPNP; translated from the coding sequence ATGGCGCAACAACCTCCCGGAATGCGGAAACCCGGCCTGGCAGCCGGTGCCCCGCATGCTGATCTGACCTATCAAATCATCGGGTTGGCCATACAAGTGCGTGATGATCTCGGGCCTGGTCACCGCAAAGCCGTTTATCATAACGCATTGCGGGCGCGCTTTGCAGGAAAACTCGATTTTGCGGATGAGCCGCGTCTTGCGGTTCTCGATGAAGATAGCAATGTCGTATTCAAATACAAGCCAGACTTTGTCATCGCCGGCGAAGTCATCGTTGAAATCAAAGCACATTCGCACCCACTGACACGGAATGAAGTTGCACAAGTACTCGACTACTTTGCAGCCTCGGACTGCAATGTGGCTTTGTTGATCAATTTTGGCCGCTTCCGCCTTGAGTGGAATCGCCTTTTTCCACCCGGGAAGATTCTAGAGCATCGGGAGTCACGACAGCGCAAGGGCACGAATCGTCCGCCCAATCCGTGA
- a CDS encoding DUF433 domain-containing protein, with the protein MRETLGGASYEYYPLGRHVVAAPGICGGRPTFKYTRIEVKLVLDLLAAGWTIERVVADYHRPEVTRAAIREAIGMAGKALVKSASVLQIAA; encoded by the coding sequence ATGCGCGAGACGCTCGGCGGTGCGTCCTATGAATACTACCCGCTGGGGCGGCATGTCGTCGCCGCGCCGGGCATCTGCGGCGGCAGGCCGACGTTCAAATACACCCGCATCGAAGTCAAACTCGTGCTTGACCTGCTTGCCGCCGGTTGGACGATTGAGCGTGTTGTGGCCGATTACCACCGGCCGGAGGTCACGCGGGCGGCGATCCGTGAAGCGATCGGCATGGCGGGGAAAGCCCTGGTTAAGTCCGCGTCGGTTCTCCAGATTGCCGCGTGA